A genomic stretch from Mycobacterium cookii includes:
- a CDS encoding LLM class flavin-dependent oxidoreductase, translating into MNRPLNFGVFITPFHPTGQSPTRALEYDMERVEALDRLGFDEAWFGEHHSGGYELIACPEVFIAAAAERTKHIRLGTGVVSLPYHHPLMVADRWVLLDHLTRGRVMFGAGPGALPSDAHMMGIDPVEQRRMMQESLEAILALFRAAPSERVDRHTDWFTLRDAQLHVRPYTWPYPEISTAAMISPSGPRLAGALGTSLLSLSMSVPGGYAALDNTWEIVREQAAKAGRDEPDRAQWRVLGIMHLADSREQAIEDCTYGLQDFANYFGAAGFVPLANSVEGEQSAYEFVEDYAGQGNCCIGTPEDGIAYVQDLLARSGGFGTLLLLGHDWASPEATFHSYDLFARKVIPHFKGQLEASRASHDWARGMRDQLLGRAGQAVVNAITQHTSELETEHSN; encoded by the coding sequence ATGAACCGGCCGCTGAATTTCGGTGTGTTCATCACCCCGTTTCATCCGACGGGCCAATCCCCTACGCGGGCACTCGAATACGACATGGAACGAGTGGAGGCGCTGGACCGGCTCGGCTTCGACGAAGCGTGGTTCGGCGAGCACCACTCCGGCGGCTACGAGCTGATCGCCTGCCCCGAGGTGTTCATCGCCGCAGCGGCCGAACGGACCAAACACATCCGGTTGGGTACCGGCGTGGTGTCGCTGCCCTACCACCATCCGCTGATGGTGGCCGACCGCTGGGTGCTGCTGGATCATCTGACCCGCGGACGGGTGATGTTCGGCGCCGGCCCCGGCGCCCTCCCGTCGGACGCCCACATGATGGGCATCGATCCGGTCGAGCAGCGCAGAATGATGCAGGAATCGCTGGAGGCGATCCTGGCCTTGTTCCGTGCCGCACCCAGCGAGCGGGTCGATCGCCACACGGACTGGTTCACCTTGCGCGACGCGCAGCTGCATGTCCGCCCCTACACCTGGCCCTACCCGGAAATCTCCACGGCCGCAATGATTTCGCCATCCGGCCCACGGCTCGCCGGTGCACTGGGCACGTCGCTGCTGTCACTGTCGATGTCCGTGCCGGGCGGGTACGCGGCGCTGGACAACACCTGGGAGATCGTGCGCGAACAAGCCGCCAAGGCCGGACGTGACGAACCCGACCGGGCGCAATGGCGGGTGCTCGGCATCATGCATCTGGCCGACAGCCGTGAGCAGGCGATCGAGGACTGCACCTACGGGCTGCAGGACTTTGCGAACTACTTCGGCGCCGCCGGCTTCGTGCCGCTGGCCAATTCGGTCGAAGGTGAGCAGTCCGCCTATGAGTTCGTCGAAGACTATGCCGGACAAGGCAACTGCTGTATCGGCACGCCCGAAGACGGCATCGCCTATGTCCAGGACCTGCTGGCTCGGTCGGGCGGCTTCGGCACGTTGCTGCTACTCGGCCACGACTGGGCATCGCCCGAGGCGACGTTCCACTCCTACGATCTGTTCGCCCGCAAGGTGATTCCCCATTTCAAAGGCCAACTGGAAGCGTCGCGGGCTTCGCACGACTGGGCCAGGGGCATGCGTGATCAGTTGCTCGGCCGCGCAGGCCAGGCGGTGGTCAACGCGATCACCCAGCACACCAGCGAACTCGAGACGGAGCACAGCAACTGA
- a CDS encoding zinc-dependent metalloprotease gives MTSSAELTVGRTVDWGFAATVGQRLARPGPPSTDYTRRQAVDNLATAAKAAEPPVRDVTGLHTDGVVPDARIIDRPGWIRAATESMRVMTGGTDKPRGVISGRITGAQTGAVLAFVSSGILGQYDPFTDDGGALLLVYPNVIAVERQLRVEPADFRLWVCLHEVTHRVQFTANPWLSGYMSQALGVLTTDGADDVTKVVGRLAEFARARGESSAADPNSSGILGLLRAVQSEPQRKALDQLLVLGTLLEGHADHVMDAVGPVVVPSVSTIRARFDERRHRKQPPLQRLLRALLGIDAKLSQYTRGKAFVDHVVDRVGMQRFNAVWTSPETLPRPIEIEYPQQWIDRVL, from the coding sequence ATGACGTCGTCAGCGGAGTTGACGGTCGGGCGCACGGTCGACTGGGGGTTCGCCGCGACGGTCGGTCAACGGTTGGCGCGGCCGGGCCCGCCGTCCACCGACTACACCCGCCGCCAGGCCGTCGACAACCTGGCGACCGCCGCCAAAGCGGCCGAACCGCCGGTTCGTGACGTCACCGGTCTGCACACCGACGGCGTGGTGCCCGACGCCCGCATCATCGACCGGCCGGGCTGGATTCGCGCCGCTACCGAGTCGATGCGGGTGATGACCGGCGGGACCGACAAGCCGCGGGGCGTGATCAGCGGGCGGATCACCGGTGCTCAGACCGGCGCGGTGCTGGCGTTCGTTTCATCCGGGATTCTCGGCCAGTACGACCCGTTCACCGACGACGGCGGGGCGCTGTTGCTGGTTTACCCCAACGTGATCGCGGTCGAGCGCCAATTGCGGGTCGAGCCAGCCGATTTCCGGCTGTGGGTGTGCTTGCACGAGGTCACCCACCGGGTGCAGTTCACCGCGAACCCGTGGCTGTCCGGATACATGTCGCAGGCGCTGGGTGTGTTGACGACCGACGGCGCCGACGACGTCACGAAGGTGGTCGGCCGGCTGGCCGAATTCGCCCGGGCCAGAGGTGAATCGTCGGCGGCCGACCCTAATTCGTCCGGCATTCTCGGGCTGCTGCGCGCCGTGCAGTCCGAGCCGCAGCGGAAAGCCCTCGATCAGCTGCTGGTGTTGGGCACGCTGTTGGAAGGGCATGCCGATCACGTGATGGATGCGGTTGGGCCCGTGGTGGTTCCGTCGGTGTCGACCATCCGCGCCCGTTTCGACGAACGACGTCACCGCAAACAGCCACCGCTGCAACGCCTTTTGCGGGCGCTGTTGGGGATCGACGCGAAACTGAGCCAGTACACCCGGGGCAAGGCCTTCGTCGACCATGTCGTCGACCGGGTCGGTATGCAACGGTTCAACGCGGTGTGGACCAGTCCGGAAACCCTGCCCCGACCAATCGAAATCGAGTACCCGCAACAGTGGATCGACCGGGTGCTGTAG
- a CDS encoding zinc-binding dehydrogenase has protein sequence MRGAVLRDGRMVYRDDLPEPAPGPGQVLVAVRSCGICGSDLHFAAHGAEVLTLTAEMDGGMNIDLGRDIFMGHEFSAEVLEAGPDTDTFPAGTLITSIPVLISGKHVEPIVYSNTTLGGYAERMLLSAPLLLPIPNGLDAQHAALTEPMAVGLHAVNKSGVQAGETALVLGCGPIGIAVIAALRARGVEHIVGADFSAKRRELAASMGAHKSLDPAQGSPFDTVTPAVVFEAVGVPGIIDDVLRRARHGTRLVVVGVCMQPDTVHPFFAIAKEINVQFSLAYDPNEFADSLRAIAEGDIDVSPMITGDVGLEDVGAAFDDLADPDRHCKILVTP, from the coding sequence ATGCGCGGCGCGGTGCTGCGCGACGGCCGGATGGTGTACCGCGACGACCTGCCCGAACCGGCGCCCGGGCCGGGCCAGGTGCTGGTGGCGGTGCGGTCCTGCGGGATCTGCGGCTCTGACCTGCATTTCGCCGCGCACGGCGCTGAGGTGCTCACGCTGACCGCGGAGATGGACGGCGGTATGAACATCGACCTGGGCCGCGACATCTTCATGGGACACGAGTTCAGCGCCGAGGTCCTCGAGGCAGGGCCCGACACCGACACCTTTCCGGCCGGCACCCTGATCACGTCGATTCCGGTGTTGATCTCGGGCAAACACGTCGAACCGATCGTCTACAGCAACACCACCCTCGGTGGCTACGCCGAACGGATGCTGCTGTCGGCGCCGCTGTTGCTGCCCATCCCCAACGGCCTCGACGCGCAGCATGCCGCACTCACCGAACCGATGGCGGTCGGACTGCACGCCGTGAACAAGTCCGGCGTGCAAGCGGGCGAGACGGCGCTGGTGCTCGGCTGCGGTCCGATCGGCATCGCCGTCATCGCCGCGCTGCGTGCCCGCGGCGTCGAACACATTGTGGGGGCTGATTTTTCAGCGAAGCGACGTGAGCTCGCGGCGTCGATGGGTGCGCACAAGTCTCTCGACCCGGCTCAGGGCTCACCGTTCGACACCGTCACCCCGGCGGTGGTCTTCGAAGCCGTCGGCGTGCCCGGCATCATCGACGACGTTTTGCGCCGCGCCCGACACGGCACCCGGTTGGTCGTCGTCGGAGTCTGCATGCAACCCGACACCGTGCACCCGTTCTTCGCGATCGCCAAGGAGATCAACGTTCAGTTTTCGCTGGCGTACGACCCCAACGAGTTCGCCGACTCGCTGCGGGCGATCGCCGAAGGTGACATCGACGTCAGCCCGATGATCACCGGCGACGTCGGCCTCGAGGACGTCGGGGCGGCGTTCGACGATCTCGCCGACCCGGACCGGCATTGCAAGATACTGGTGACACCGTAA
- a CDS encoding SIMPL domain-containing protein, whose amino-acid sequence MPLSRRAKITFGIVLASGLAATTAACDHDHERVSSNPRQVTVIGSGHVQGVPDTLTADVAIEFIAPDVTAAMDQTNARQQAVIDALAGAGVDRKDISTTDVTLQPQFDSAGNTISGYRANNSIRVKIHPAGSASRVLAVVVGTGGTATRINSVSYSIADDSQLVKDARARAFQDAKDRAEQYASLSGLGLGKIISISEAAGGTPPAPGPLRGAMSSAVPLEPGQQTVSFSVTAVWELR is encoded by the coding sequence ATGCCCCTCTCCCGCCGCGCCAAGATCACATTCGGCATCGTGCTCGCATCGGGCCTGGCCGCGACGACGGCCGCCTGCGACCACGACCACGAACGCGTCAGCAGCAATCCGCGTCAGGTCACCGTCATAGGCTCGGGACACGTCCAGGGCGTCCCGGACACCCTCACCGCCGACGTGGCCATCGAATTCATCGCTCCGGACGTCACCGCGGCGATGGATCAGACCAACGCACGGCAGCAGGCCGTCATCGATGCCCTGGCCGGCGCCGGCGTCGACCGCAAGGACATCAGCACCACCGACGTCACCCTGCAACCACAGTTCGACAGCGCCGGCAACACCATCTCCGGATACCGGGCCAACAACTCGATCCGGGTCAAGATCCACCCCGCCGGCTCGGCGTCGCGGGTGTTGGCCGTCGTCGTCGGCACCGGCGGAACAGCGACCCGGATCAACTCGGTGAGCTATTCCATCGCCGACGACTCACAGTTGGTGAAAGACGCCCGCGCCCGCGCATTTCAGGACGCCAAGGACCGGGCCGAGCAGTACGCCTCGCTGTCCGGCCTCGGGTTGGGCAAGATCATCTCGATCTCGGAGGCAGCGGGCGGCACGCCGCCGGCACCCGGGCCGCTGCGGGGCGCGATGTCGTCCGCCGTTCCGTTGGAGCCGGGCCAGCAGACGGTCAGCTTCTCGGTGACCGCGGTGTGGGAACTGCGTTAA
- a CDS encoding inorganic diphosphatase, which produces MQFEVIVEIPKGQRNKYEVDHETGRVFLDRYLYTSMVYPTDYGFIDNTLGEDGDPLDALVLLPQSVFPGVVVKARPVAMFRMTDEAGGDDKVLCVPAKDHRWDHIQDIGDVPQQELDEIKHFFSQYKALEPGKFVKTADWVGREDAEAEVLRSIERFKTEGH; this is translated from the coding sequence GTGCAGTTCGAGGTGATCGTCGAGATCCCCAAGGGTCAGCGAAACAAGTACGAGGTCGACCACGAGACCGGGCGCGTCTTCCTGGACCGCTATCTCTACACGTCGATGGTCTATCCGACGGACTACGGCTTCATCGACAACACCCTCGGCGAGGACGGCGATCCACTGGACGCCTTGGTGCTCCTGCCCCAGTCAGTCTTTCCGGGTGTGGTGGTCAAGGCGCGGCCGGTGGCCATGTTCCGGATGACCGACGAGGCCGGCGGCGACGACAAGGTGCTGTGCGTGCCGGCCAAGGACCACCGCTGGGATCACATCCAGGACATCGGCGACGTGCCGCAGCAAGAGCTGGACGAGATCAAGCACTTCTTCTCCCAATACAAGGCGCTGGAGCCGGGCAAATTCGTCAAAACCGCCGACTGGGTCGGCCGCGAAGACGCCGAGGCCGAGGTGCTGCGTTCCATCGAGCGGTTCAAAACCGAAGGCCACTAA
- a CDS encoding alpha/beta fold hydrolase encodes MSDTLPVTEHTIETNGVQLHTLEAGERGAPLVVLAHGFPELAYSWRHQIPALAAAGYHVLAPDQRGYGRSSRPTDIADYNVAALSADLIGLLDHVGADQAVFVGHDWGAQVVWSSAQLHPNRVSAVVGMSVPPVPRAQIPPTKAFRAIFGDNFFYMLYFQEPGAADAELDGDPGTTIARMLGGLTRSDDPEAALRMIRPGPDGFIARLPEADGLPAWISAAEIDHYVSEFTRTGFTGGLNWYRNLDRNWEIMADPPAASIDVPAMFIGGTDDPVLSFMRPDRATEVVTGRYREVLIDGAGHWLQQERPDEINEVLLDFLSSLRAGAQPS; translated from the coding sequence GTGTCTGACACCCTCCCCGTCACCGAGCACACGATCGAGACCAACGGCGTGCAGTTGCACACCCTTGAGGCCGGGGAGCGTGGCGCCCCGCTGGTAGTGCTGGCGCACGGATTTCCCGAGCTCGCCTATTCGTGGCGCCACCAGATTCCGGCGCTGGCCGCCGCCGGATACCACGTGCTGGCCCCCGACCAGCGGGGCTACGGCCGATCCAGCCGCCCGACCGACATCGCCGACTACAACGTCGCCGCGCTGTCCGCCGACCTCATCGGTCTGCTCGACCACGTCGGCGCCGACCAGGCGGTGTTCGTCGGCCACGACTGGGGCGCGCAGGTGGTGTGGAGTTCAGCACAGCTGCATCCCAACCGGGTGTCAGCGGTGGTCGGGATGAGCGTTCCACCGGTACCGCGTGCGCAGATCCCGCCGACCAAGGCGTTCCGGGCGATCTTCGGCGACAACTTCTTCTACATGCTGTATTTCCAGGAGCCCGGAGCCGCCGATGCCGAGCTGGACGGCGATCCCGGCACGACCATCGCGCGGATGCTGGGCGGCCTGACGCGATCCGACGACCCCGAGGCCGCGTTGCGGATGATCCGGCCGGGTCCGGACGGCTTCATCGCGCGGCTGCCGGAGGCCGACGGTCTGCCCGCCTGGATCAGCGCCGCGGAGATCGACCACTACGTCTCCGAATTCACCCGCACCGGATTCACCGGCGGGCTGAATTGGTATCGCAATCTGGACCGCAACTGGGAAATCATGGCCGACCCTCCGGCGGCCTCCATCGACGTGCCGGCCATGTTCATCGGCGGCACCGACGACCCGGTGCTGAGCTTCATGCGCCCCGACCGTGCCACCGAAGTGGTGACCGGCCGCTACCGCGAGGTGCTGATCGACGGCGCCGGGCATTGGCTGCAGCAGGAGCGTCCGGATGAGATCAACGAGGTGCTGCTGGACTTCTTGTCGAGCCTGAGGGCCGGCGCGCAGCCGTCATGA
- the tilS gene encoding tRNA lysidine(34) synthetase TilS: MDRPGAVAELREAVAAFAKQFVPTADSWCVALSGGPDSLALTAIAATMLPTTALIVDHRLQPGSADVAATARQHARDLGCVDAQVLSVQVGEDGGPEAAARAARYGALAAACGDHPVLLAHTLDDQAETVLLGLGRGSGARSIAGMRAYDPPWCRPLLGVRRDVTHAACAALGLQAWHDPHNSDRRFTRTRLRHEVLPLLEEVLGGGVAEALARTATALREDTELIDSLIDQALTRCATLDGLDTATLAALPAPVRRGVIRRWLIAGGAVGLTDKQIRAVDALVTGWRGQGGVAVGSALRRQRLVAGRRDGLLVLRCESVRPATMQSAQRDEAGAPPACGGEAGN; the protein is encoded by the coding sequence GTGGATCGACCGGGTGCTGTAGCCGAGCTCCGCGAGGCTGTTGCGGCGTTCGCCAAGCAATTCGTCCCCACCGCCGACAGCTGGTGTGTGGCGCTTTCTGGCGGGCCGGATTCGTTGGCGCTCACCGCAATTGCGGCGACGATGCTGCCGACGACCGCGCTGATCGTCGACCACCGTCTGCAGCCCGGCTCGGCCGATGTCGCCGCCACCGCACGTCAACACGCCCGTGATTTGGGATGCGTTGACGCGCAAGTGCTTTCCGTGCAGGTAGGTGAGGACGGCGGCCCGGAGGCCGCCGCCCGTGCGGCTCGCTACGGCGCGCTGGCGGCCGCGTGTGGTGATCACCCGGTGTTGCTGGCGCACACCCTCGACGACCAGGCCGAGACCGTGTTGCTCGGACTGGGCCGCGGTTCGGGCGCCCGGTCGATCGCCGGCATGCGTGCATACGACCCGCCTTGGTGTCGTCCGCTGCTCGGGGTGCGACGCGACGTGACGCATGCCGCCTGCGCGGCGCTGGGTCTGCAGGCCTGGCATGACCCGCACAACAGCGACCGCCGCTTCACCCGGACCCGGCTGCGCCACGAGGTGCTACCGCTGCTCGAAGAGGTGCTCGGCGGCGGCGTCGCCGAGGCCCTGGCCCGCACCGCGACGGCGTTGCGCGAGGACACCGAACTGATCGACTCGCTGATCGATCAAGCGTTGACTCGATGCGCGACCCTCGACGGGCTCGACACCGCGACGCTGGCGGCGCTGCCCGCGCCGGTCCGTCGCGGCGTGATCCGCCGCTGGCTGATCGCCGGCGGCGCGGTCGGCCTGACCGACAAGCAGATTCGTGCAGTGGATGCCCTCGTCACCGGATGGCGCGGCCAGGGCGGGGTCGCCGTCGGCTCCGCATTGCGCCGGCAACGGTTGGTCGCCGGCCGACGCGACGGACTGCTGGTGCTGCGTTGTGAATCTGTCCGCCCGGCGACGATGCAGAGCGCGCAGCGCGATGAGGCGGGGGCACCTCCCGCTTGCGGGGGCGAGGCGGGCAATTGA
- the hpt gene encoding hypoxanthine phosphoribosyltransferase, protein MVSGPKAWHAVLVTAESPELYPGDIKSVLLREEQIQTRISELGAQIAADYRERSIGDGRDLLLITVLKGAVMFVTDLARAIPLPTQFEFMAVSSYGSSTSSSGVVRILKDLDRDINDRDVLIVEDVVDSGLTLSWLLRNLNSRRPHSLRVCTLLRKPDALRANVDIAYVGFDIPNDFVVGYGLDYDERYRDLPYIGMLDPRVYQD, encoded by the coding sequence GTGGTTTCCGGCCCGAAGGCATGGCACGCTGTGCTCGTGACGGCGGAATCTCCGGAGCTGTATCCAGGGGACATCAAATCGGTCCTACTGCGCGAAGAGCAGATCCAGACCCGCATTTCCGAACTCGGCGCACAGATCGCCGCGGACTACCGCGAACGGTCCATCGGTGACGGCCGCGACCTCCTGTTGATCACCGTGCTCAAGGGCGCTGTCATGTTCGTCACCGATCTGGCCCGCGCGATCCCGCTGCCCACCCAGTTCGAATTCATGGCGGTCAGCTCCTACGGATCGTCGACGTCGTCGTCGGGCGTGGTCCGGATCCTGAAGGACCTCGACCGTGACATCAACGACCGAGACGTGCTGATCGTCGAGGACGTCGTCGACTCCGGGCTGACGTTGTCGTGGTTGCTGCGCAATCTGAACTCCCGGCGTCCACACTCATTGCGAGTGTGCACGCTGCTGCGAAAGCCGGACGCGTTGCGCGCCAACGTCGACATCGCCTACGTGGGCTTCGACATTCCCAACGATTTCGTGGTGGGTTACGGCCTCGATTACGACGAGCGTTACCGCGATCTGCCCTACATCGGAATGCTGGACCCGCGGGTCTACCAGGACTGA
- a CDS encoding APC family permease, which yields MPTPANSLRRQMLRRRPITGAPIADGASAQLERTLGTFLLTMFGVGETVGAGIFIVLSQSVPQAGPAVVISFILAGIAAGLAAVCYAEMASAVPVSGSAYSYCYATLGELPAMGVAACLLLEYGVSTAAVAVGWSQYLNKLLDNVLGFHLPQAISAGPWDFAPGVVNLPAIVLVAMCAVLLIRGASQSAKANAVMVVIKLSVLVVFAAIAFTAFKSSHFSDLAPFGMSGISLASGTIFFAYIGLDAVSTAGDEVKDPQHTMPRAIIYALLIVTAIHVLVAVAAVGSQPWQEFRGEDAVLAVILDHITGNTLGSTLVCAGAVISIFSVTLVTLYGQTRILFTMGRDGLLPPMFAKVNPRTMTPVRNTMIVALAVAVLAALVPLEKLAETVSIGTLTAFIVVSAGVIVLRIQAPDLPRGFRVPGYPLTPFLSIAACAYILFSLHWYTWIAFSGWVAVAMVFYVVWGRRHSALNDDATSAAVAHD from the coding sequence ATGCCAACGCCGGCGAACAGCCTGCGACGGCAGATGCTGCGGCGTCGACCAATCACCGGTGCGCCGATAGCGGACGGGGCCTCGGCTCAACTCGAACGCACCCTTGGAACTTTCCTGCTGACGATGTTCGGCGTCGGCGAGACGGTCGGCGCAGGTATCTTCATCGTGCTGTCGCAGTCGGTGCCACAAGCCGGGCCGGCGGTTGTCATCTCGTTCATCCTGGCCGGCATCGCGGCGGGCCTGGCCGCGGTCTGCTACGCCGAGATGGCCTCGGCGGTACCGGTTTCCGGGTCGGCATACTCATACTGCTACGCCACCCTCGGTGAGCTTCCGGCGATGGGTGTCGCGGCGTGCCTGCTGCTCGAATACGGTGTGTCCACCGCCGCCGTCGCGGTCGGCTGGAGTCAGTACCTGAACAAGCTGCTGGACAATGTCCTCGGATTCCATCTGCCGCAAGCCATCTCGGCGGGACCGTGGGACTTCGCGCCGGGTGTGGTCAACCTGCCGGCCATCGTGTTGGTGGCGATGTGTGCCGTCCTGTTGATCCGCGGCGCCAGTCAATCCGCGAAGGCCAACGCCGTGATGGTGGTGATCAAGCTCAGCGTGCTGGTGGTCTTCGCGGCCATCGCGTTCACCGCTTTCAAATCGAGCCACTTCTCCGACCTGGCGCCGTTCGGCATGTCGGGCATCAGCTTGGCCTCTGGCACAATCTTTTTCGCCTACATCGGCCTGGATGCGGTCTCCACCGCAGGTGACGAAGTCAAAGATCCACAGCACACCATGCCGCGCGCGATCATCTATGCCCTGCTCATCGTCACGGCGATCCACGTCCTCGTCGCCGTTGCCGCCGTGGGCAGTCAGCCCTGGCAGGAGTTCAGGGGCGAAGACGCGGTGCTGGCGGTGATACTGGACCACATCACCGGCAATACCCTGGGCAGCACCCTGGTGTGCGCCGGCGCAGTGATATCCATCTTCTCGGTGACGCTGGTGACGCTGTACGGCCAGACCCGCATTTTGTTCACGATGGGCCGCGACGGCCTACTGCCGCCGATGTTCGCCAAGGTGAACCCGCGCACGATGACACCGGTCAGGAACACCATGATCGTGGCGCTGGCGGTCGCCGTCCTCGCCGCGCTGGTGCCGCTGGAAAAGCTGGCCGAAACCGTTTCCATCGGCACGCTGACGGCGTTCATCGTGGTGTCGGCCGGAGTCATCGTCCTGCGCATCCAGGCACCCGACCTGCCGCGCGGTTTCCGGGTGCCCGGTTACCCGCTGACCCCGTTCCTGTCGATCGCGGCGTGCGCCTACATCCTGTTCAGCCTGCATTGGTACACCTGGATCGCGTTCAGCGGATGGGTCGCCGTAGCGATGGTCTTCTACGTGGTGTGGGGCCGCCGACACAGCGCGCTGAACGACGACGCGACCTCCGCGGCCGTCGCGCACGACTAG
- the dacB gene encoding D-alanyl-D-alanine carboxypeptidase/D-alanyl-D-alanine endopeptidase — protein sequence MRPTQWRPATHLLVGVGVLAVVAAVVAAAAMLTGRVHGAAHAQVPPPPPGVTAKSSIVAASGDAQMPTRSGLAAALAPVVADPNLGKLGGRVTDAMTGQELWSQSDDLPLQPASTNKTLTTAAALLALDRQARVTTRVVEASEPGDAGVIVLVGGGDPTLSGAPPGQATWYHGAARLSDLADQVRRSGVTPTAVQVDTSLFSGPTFAPGWDPADIEGGDIAPVESVMLDAGRIQPATDESRRSTTPALDAGRALATALGLDPARVTVTGNAVSSGARQLAAVQSAPLIDRLNEMMNVSDNVMAECIAREVAASMQRPLSFAGAVDAVTNRLNTAHVDTGSAILRDSSGLSVDDRLTAKILDSVVQAAAGPDEPKLRPLLDLLPIAGGSGTLSDRFLDATFHAAGPAGWLRAKTGSLTAINALAGVVTDRSGRVLTFALISNDAGMSGRTAIDAVASTLWSCGCAP from the coding sequence ATGCGTCCCACTCAGTGGCGGCCCGCCACGCACCTACTGGTGGGCGTCGGCGTGCTGGCCGTCGTCGCCGCGGTGGTGGCCGCGGCCGCGATGCTCACCGGCAGAGTGCATGGCGCCGCCCACGCACAGGTTCCGCCGCCGCCACCGGGCGTGACCGCCAAGTCGAGCATTGTCGCGGCGTCCGGCGATGCGCAGATGCCGACCCGGTCCGGGCTGGCCGCCGCGCTGGCGCCGGTGGTCGCCGACCCCAACCTGGGCAAGCTGGGCGGCCGGGTCACCGACGCGATGACCGGCCAAGAACTCTGGAGCCAATCCGACGACCTGCCGCTGCAGCCGGCGTCGACCAACAAAACGCTCACCACCGCCGCTGCCCTGTTGGCGCTGGACCGCCAAGCCCGGGTCACCACGCGGGTCGTCGAGGCCAGTGAGCCTGGGGACGCTGGAGTGATCGTGCTGGTCGGCGGCGGCGATCCGACCCTTTCGGGTGCGCCGCCCGGACAGGCCACCTGGTACCACGGTGCCGCCCGGCTCAGCGACCTCGCCGACCAGGTCCGCCGCAGCGGCGTGACACCGACGGCCGTCCAGGTGGACACGTCGCTGTTCAGTGGGCCGACCTTCGCGCCGGGCTGGGACCCGGCCGACATCGAGGGCGGCGACATCGCGCCGGTCGAGTCGGTGATGCTCGACGCCGGACGCATCCAGCCGGCGACCGACGAGTCACGGCGGTCGACGACACCGGCCCTGGACGCGGGCCGCGCGCTGGCCACTGCGCTGGGCCTCGACCCCGCCCGGGTGACTGTCACCGGCAACGCCGTTTCCAGCGGCGCACGCCAACTGGCCGCCGTGCAATCGGCCCCGCTGATCGACCGGCTCAACGAGATGATGAACGTCTCGGACAACGTGATGGCCGAGTGCATTGCCCGCGAGGTCGCGGCATCGATGCAGCGGCCGTTGAGCTTCGCCGGCGCCGTCGACGCGGTGACCAACCGACTGAACACAGCGCACGTCGACACCGGCTCCGCGATACTGCGGGACTCCAGCGGTTTGTCGGTGGACGACCGGTTGACCGCCAAGATTCTCGACTCCGTGGTGCAGGCGGCGGCCGGCCCCGACGAGCCCAAGCTTCGACCTCTGCTCGACCTGTTGCCGATCGCGGGCGGTAGCGGCACGCTGTCCGATCGTTTCCTCGACGCCACCTTCCACGCCGCCGGGCCCGCCGGCTGGCTGCGCGCCAAAACCGGCTCGCTGACCGCGATCAACGCGTTAGCTGGGGTGGTGACCGACCGCAGCGGACGGGTGCTGACCTTCGCGCTGATCTCCAACGACGCCGGGATGAGTGGGCGCACCGCCATCGACGCGGTGGCCTCCACCCTCTGGTCGTGCGGATGCGCACCATGA